One stretch of Xiphophorus maculatus strain JP 163 A chromosome 19, X_maculatus-5.0-male, whole genome shotgun sequence DNA includes these proteins:
- the LOC102234393 gene encoding DNA-binding protein inhibitor ID-3-A-like, whose protein sequence is MKAISPVRSVRSCYKAVCCISEQSLAIGRNKHPCVDESVSALCDMNDCYSKLKELVCIPQNKSVSQVEILQHVIDYIFDLQIALEAEDASAPEMVLSIKAADITRNFSKEEERLCH, encoded by the exons ATGAAGGCCATCAGTCCCGTCCGCTCGGTGAGGAGCTGCTACAAGGCCGTGTGCTGCATCTCGGAGCAGAGCCTGGCCATCGGCCGGAATAAACACCCGTGCGTGGATGAGTCTGTGAGCGCGTTGTGCGACATGAACGACTGCTACTCCAAGCTGAAGGAGCTGGTGTGCATCCCGCAGAACAAGTCGGTGAGCCAGGTGGAGATCCTCCAGCACGTCATCGACTACATCTTCGACCTACAGATCGCGCTGGAGGCGGAGGACGCGTCTGCGCCGGAGATGGTTTTATCCATAAAG GCTGCGGATATTACTCGCAATTTCTCCAAAGAAGAAGAACGATTGTGCCATTAG